In one Fodinicola acaciae genomic region, the following are encoded:
- a CDS encoding glycosyltransferase family 4 protein, with protein MRVGLVCPYSLDVPGGVQSHVSGLADALIARGHQVSVLAPATDLHRLPAYVVPAGRSVPVRYNGSVARLALNPVTLGRVRRWLRAGVGGRPFDVLHVHEPFAPSLSLLACLVARGPIVATFHTSMDRSRALAAAQGFLQPVLERIAGRIAVSPSARRVQVEHLAGGGVEIPNGVDVAALAGASPLPGWPGPGGALGFLGRFGEPRKGFAVLAEAYARLAERRPDLRLLVAGPGRPEDALAMLPSDRGRVQVLSVISDAERARMLRSVDVFVAPNVGAESFGIVLTEAMAAGAPVVASDLDAFRRVLADGAGGVAGRLFRAGDAGDLAAALDRLLDAPQERAALALRASAVVAGYDWSAVAARVIEVYELVAATIDEVAAGAVVDLPVFDSSVATGAPP; from the coding sequence ATGCGGGTGGGACTGGTCTGTCCGTACTCTCTCGACGTCCCCGGCGGCGTGCAGAGCCACGTCAGCGGACTCGCCGACGCGCTGATCGCGCGCGGCCACCAGGTCAGCGTGCTGGCGCCGGCGACGGATCTGCACCGGCTGCCCGCGTACGTCGTGCCGGCCGGCCGGTCGGTGCCGGTCCGCTACAACGGCTCGGTCGCGCGGCTGGCACTCAATCCGGTGACCCTCGGCCGCGTACGGCGGTGGCTGCGCGCCGGCGTCGGCGGCCGGCCGTTCGACGTGCTGCACGTCCACGAGCCGTTCGCGCCGAGCCTGTCGTTGCTCGCGTGTCTGGTGGCGCGCGGGCCGATCGTGGCGACGTTTCACACGTCCATGGACCGGTCGCGCGCGCTGGCCGCCGCCCAGGGGTTCCTGCAGCCGGTGCTGGAGAGGATCGCCGGCCGGATCGCCGTCTCGCCGTCGGCTCGGCGCGTGCAGGTCGAGCACCTGGCCGGTGGCGGCGTGGAGATCCCCAACGGGGTCGACGTGGCGGCGCTCGCGGGCGCGTCGCCGCTGCCCGGCTGGCCGGGGCCGGGCGGTGCGCTCGGGTTCCTCGGCCGCTTCGGCGAGCCGCGGAAGGGTTTCGCGGTGCTGGCCGAGGCGTACGCGCGGCTGGCTGAGCGGCGACCGGACCTGCGGCTGTTGGTGGCCGGACCGGGCCGTCCGGAGGACGCGCTGGCGATGTTGCCCAGCGATCGCGGACGCGTCCAGGTCCTGAGCGTGATCTCCGATGCGGAGCGCGCTCGGATGCTGCGCAGCGTGGACGTCTTCGTCGCGCCAAACGTCGGAGCGGAGTCGTTCGGGATCGTGCTGACCGAGGCGATGGCGGCCGGCGCTCCGGTGGTCGCCAGCGACCTCGACGCATTTCGCCGGGTCCTCGCCGATGGCGCGGGAGGTGTTGCCGGACGGCTGTTCCGCGCCGGAGACGCCGGCGATCTCGCGGCCGCACTCGACCGGCTGCTGGACGCTCCGCAGGAGCGTGCCGCACTGGCGCTGCGCGCGTCCGCCGTGGTCGCCGGCTATGACTGGAGTGCTGTGGCGGCGCGGGTGATCGAGGTGTACGAGCTGGTGGCGGCGACGATCGACGAGGTCGCCGCCGGCGCGGTCGTGGACCTGCCGGTCTTCGACAGCTCGGTCGCCACCGGAGCGCCGCCGTGA